CATACATACTTTAGGTCTAGTTGTTTGAATGCTGATGTGAGTTTCTGTGTCTTTTTCAGCCCCAGTACTGTAATTCTCTGGAcgaggaggagaaaaaggagCTGTGTCTGTTCAGTcagcagagaaaaagagaaaacctgGGCCGGGGTGTTGTAAGACTTTTCCCAGTAACTATGACTGGAGCAATCTGCCAGCAGgtagagattttttttcctgttgagGCCGACATAAAGTTATAAACCTCACATATGAAAGCATAAAAAGAGCACGTCCAAGTCATGAAGAATGAAGTCAGTGTAGGTGCAAGTAGATACAGGCACAGCTCAGGGGCCACATGATTACAGGGCTGTGGAAGTAAATTGCTGTGCAACCTGGAGCATTTACCATTTTGTCAAAGGATATACCACCTAACTTGCTTCCCTCTGCACCACCCCACACCCATCTATTTTTCCAGTGTGGCAGACAGATCTGCGGGGGTGATATAGCCGTGTTTGCGAGTCGGGCAGGACACGGCAGCTGTTGGCATcctcagtgtttccagtgtgccTCCTGCAGCGAACTGCTGGTCGATCTGATCTACTTCTACCAGGATGGACAGATATACTGCGGTCGGCACCACGCTGAAAGGCTTAAGCCCCGCTGCCAGGCCTGCGATGAGGTGATTGTCTCCCCAAAAtcctcttgctttttttttttttgttttaatataaaatctcagcaacaacagtattaaatgtttttaaatgtttcccacagtaatgtattttatttgtatacaTGAGTGCATGCAAAAGGGGGAGTGTGCACACTTGTGTTATTAAAGAATTATATATATGAGGTGTACAAGGAAGAGTAGACTTACTTTAACAAACAATAACTGCCTCTCCACGGCCACACGCCAGCTCTATCATCCTGGAGAGAAGTTGGTGATGATAGTCTTTGTTCGTGTCCAAAGCCTGCTCACGCAGGCTTTGGACACGAGTGTCGGTGCACCACCTGCTGCTACTTCTGGTTAGAGTGGCCTGCTAGCTAGCAGCGAATCTATAGAGGAGAACAAGAGCTACAGTAACAGCTGCAGCCCAAGATGGTGGAGTTTGAGTCCATCCCCAGGCAGCTGAATGAGAATGAGCCAGCAAGTCAGCATAATGTCATAAAACATGACGTGAATGGGTGAAACATTAGTGAGTTAGTTAGAGTTAGCAGTGACTGAATTTTCATAGTGAGGGCATTAGTCAATTAGTCACAGGTGGCATTGTTCTCTAACACAAATAATAAATGCCAAGTTGCTAAATGCACTTGGGAGGCTATTAGTACAACTGGGAAGTTACACAAAATagtttgttgatgtttttttgcAGGTTTGTGGAAGTAAACTACAGTAGGAGAGAAAAACATATAGTTATGTTCTTAATTTTTTTGGACAGAACacaatttttgtattttttctcatctgtacaccaccacagtggattgtaaataaaacagttagTATGTGATTTAAGTGCAGACGTTCAGCTTTAATTAAAGGGGTTTAACAAAGAAATTTATGTTAACTTTTTTTGGAATCACACACATTTTTTACATACTCCCCACTTTCAGAGGCTcaacattaattttaattttaaatatgaatatttgttTCTATACTTGGATAAAGTGTAAAAAATGACTGCCTTAGGGGAATCAATGGACATACCAAATTCTGTTTCCTGCTTTTAGATTCACTGGCAGGCCTTTACTGCTGCTGCCTTCAGTTGCTGCTTATTTGTGGGTCTCTgaatttagttttgtatttaataactGAAAATCATGGTCTGTTGGGCTGGCATCAGGTGACTTGATTTCAtgtgtccattttttttttccccagaatctttttttttttaatgctttcttGCAACATCTAATCTGGCCTTCTTGTTCTTGATGGTTACCATTGTTTTGGAAACTCTGTATTTCCATTCATAAAGGTTTCTCTTAATTGTAGACTTTGATGTACCCGTGTCCTTGATTTGCTTGGCTGGATGTTATGCAGGTGTTTTTCTtaaccatggaaataattctcATAAGTCATTATGCAGTTTAGTTGTCTTCTGTGGTGGAGCAGGTTGTTGATTTGGCCACTCGTTATGATGGCCTTCCTCACTTGCATTGACATCTCTTTGGGCCTCATAAGTAAATTTATAGTGAAAAGCTAAAGTACAAATTCAAGACTTTGAATCAGCTTCAGATATTATGTCTGCTTCATTTGTCATTAAATAATAAGGGACATAAGTGTGCATGACTTCAGAATATCCAGTTCAAATATCTTTCCTTTCTCATGTAGCCATTCCCAGATTGGCTATTGTTGTATTTTAGCGTTTCCCAGAACCAGTGCATGCTATTTGTAGAATTTTCTGTTGGTGTCTTCTGGTTTTGAATAGCTCATCGCTGTGACTTAAGGGATTAGTTGAGATAGTTGACAAATGGATCTACCGCAACTGACCTACAACTGGCAGTTAGACCCAGGGAGTGGCTAAGCCTACAAACAGAACAGCACTGATTGGATATTTTGTACTCTGTTTTGTTAACCTAGTTCTTCAGTCTTCTAAAGTTTACTTACTTCTGTACCTGTGAAAttacctctctgtctctcactttcTTTTAAACCTAGATTATTCTAGCAGATGAGTGTACGGAGGCTGAAGGAAGATATTGGCACATGAAGCACTTCTGCTGTTTTGAATGTGAGGCTGCTCTGGGCGGCCAGCGTTACATCATGAGAGAGAGTCGACCGTACTGCTGCTCCTGCTACGAGTCGCTGTACGCAGAGTACTGTGATACCTGTGGAGAACACATAGGTACTGAACTAAGTTTAATGAATTAAGTTTATAGTGAAGCCATGTTTTCACATTACCAGCCTAATTTGTATATACCAGCAATGTAAGTGTTTATTTGTCTTTAATCATTCCATCTTTTTGACGTCACTTTTTTATAATATTGCATAGTTTTAGCATGTTGTTATTCATCATCAGAGCCTACAAAAGGACTTATAATAATTTACTAATATATCAAGAAGAGCAGCTAGAGACTGCACACCTCCACCATgcctgaaaattaaaaaatcagCATGCatgaattaatttaaaaaatctggATCTGGATTCGTTTGCAATACTTGCCTGAGAGCATGAAGATGATGTCTgccttttttaaattgtgaatcATTTTAATAACAGCTCTGCATCATTGTAATGTGATCTCCTGTATGCTAAAGAGACCCTTTGTCTTTTTCATGTAGGATGTAGtgctgagtgagaaaggtgttAGCTGTGATGAAGCAAAGACACGTCGTGATACTTTAAGCAAACTTTTACATGTATCCCGTAAGCAGATATTCTGATGATGGTATATTCTTACAAAGAAGCCTGTAATACACCATATTTGTTCTCTAAGGGCACATCACTCGCATCACTAATGTCAGAGTTCTAACAAGTAACTACTGACCAATAGTATAAAGTGTTATGCATTGCTTTTAAATGTGTTCTGAGGTAATAaagattgattttaaaattccacagctgacacacaaatATTTCCTCAGGTATCGACCAGGGTCAAATGACATACGACGGTCAGCACTGGCACGCTGTGGACTCGTGTTTCTGCTGCGCCCGCTGTCAGCTACCTCTCCTGGGGCGTCCCTTCCTCCCTCGCAGGGGCCTTATTTTCTGTTCCAGGTCCTGCTCTCTGGGAGAAGACCCCAATAACTCGGATTCCTGCGACTCTGCTCTGCAGACTAGATCGCCTCACCATAACAGACAGTATGGGACAGCAGAGAAACACCACAAGCTACAGTGTGGTTCTCCACTGCAGCCACTAGAGGGCATCAACCCCATTATAGCTCCTGCAAAAGACTGCATTCATACTGCAGTGGAAACCAGAGGTGAATAACGGTGGAGCTGTTGTGCAGTGAGTTCACATGGAttatgtttttgtgcttattgtaACACATTTATTTTCTCTGCTTCTCTCAGGTGTCCACTGCACGGCTCCAGTTCAGAATGGAGTTCCTTCACCCAGTCATCATCTTCGTCAAAGAGGCTCGTACTCACCTCTTCCACACATTCATTTAGGGAATGGCTTAGGTCCTTCTTGGCCCAGTGACATTCCACATTACAGTTTACTTCCAGGGAACTGTGCTATCAAACTTCCAGGCAGTAGTCCCCAGCCCGAAGGAGAGCTAAATGGAAGTACTGGACTAAGTGGTCTTAATTCAAGAGGAACCTCTACTGAAATTGACTGTAGAACTTGGGTGGAAAAGACAAATAAAGTTATGCAAGGTATCAGAAACCACTGATACTGGCATGACTATTATATGCTTCTTATAACCCTTTTTTCATTGTCTCTTAACTACAATAtgtcttctatttttctctcttcagCAAATCCTCCTCAAAAGAACTCTCATGTGAACAAACTCATTTCACCTGActcgcctcctcttcctctggaCAACCCCTCGGTCCTCCCACCTCCCCTGCCCGTGAAGTCTC
This region of Maylandia zebra isolate NMK-2024a linkage group LG20, Mzebra_GT3a, whole genome shotgun sequence genomic DNA includes:
- the prickle3 gene encoding uncharacterized protein prickle3 isoform X3; its protein translation is MMTKLVSDFQRHSISDDDSGCASEEYAWVPPGLKPEQVYQYFSCLPEDRVPYVNSPGERYRIKQLLHQLPAHDSEPQYCNSLDEEEKKELCLFSQQRKRENLGRGVVRLFPVTMTGAICQQCGRQICGGDIAVFASRAGHGSCWHPQCFQCASCSELLVDLIYFYQDGQIYCGRHHAERLKPRCQACDEIILADECTEAEGRYWHMKHFCCFECEAALGGQRYIMRESRPYCCSCYESLYAEYCDTCGEHIGIDQGQMTYDGQHWHAVDSCFCCARCQLPLLGRPFLPRRGLIFCSRSCSLGEDPNNSDSCDSALQTRSPHHNRQYGTAEKHHKLQCGSPLQPLEGINPIIAPAKDCIHTAVETRGVHCTAPVQNGVPSPSHHLRQRGSYSPLPHIHLGNGLGPSWPSDIPHYSLLPGNCAIKLPGSSPQPEGELNGSTGLSGLNSRGTSTEIDCRTWVEKTNKVMQANPPQKNSHVNKLISPDSPPLPLDNPSVLPPPLPVKSRDLLPRDSPSPKLQQPEDRPCDSPPPLTRSNTARVSFREPISSSYSMDEDEDEDENKEGLQEGEENQEDEDEGEGGFGSRLHLKKGVPPHMDLLDGSSYQQRHLRRGWGRSRIPSDPALHQGSERRSRRSQSDRPRLDSLDWRGEKDRDSRGGSDGFSLTLHPGQYKHEDCCSTCSSSSDSEEEGYFLGQPIPLPPQLRKQPPEEGKDVGGEEGKEGQRDFGLRGSIRRRRAHSLGAKDKDKNCAIS
- the prickle3 gene encoding uncharacterized protein prickle3 isoform X2, producing MFLRGSKKRRSNRSEEEDPDRGQPCMRCGDQCPGFRVHGWRKICVHCKCVREEHAVRPVPGQLEKMMTKLVSDFQRHSISDDDSGCASEEYAWVPPGLKPEQVYQYFSCLPEDRVPYVNSPGERYRIKQLLHQLPAHDSEPQYCNSLDEEEKKELCLFSQQRKRENLGRGVVRLFPVTMTGAICQQCGRQICGGDIAVFASRAGHGSCWHPQCFQCASCSELLVDLIYFYQDGQIYCGRHHAERLKPRCQACDEIILADECTEAEGRYWHMKHFCCFECEAALGGQRYIMRESRPYCCSCYESLYAEYCDTCGEHIGIDQGQMTYDGQHWHAVDSCFCCARCQLPLLGRPFLPRRGLIFCSRSCSLGEDPNNSDSCDSALQTRSPHHNRQYGTAEKHHKLQCGSPLQPLEGINPIIAPAKDCIHTAVETRGVHCTAPVQNGVPSPSHHLRQRGSYSPLPHIHLGNGLGPSWPSDIPHYSLLPGNCAIKLPGSSPQPEGELNGSTGLSGLNSRGTSTEIDCRTWVEKTNKVMQANPPQKNSHVNKLISPDSPPLPLDNPSVLPPPLPVKSRDLLPRDSPSPKLQQPEDRPCDSPPPLTRSNTARVSFREPISSSYSMDEDEDEDENKEGLQEGEENQEDEDEGEGGFGSRLHLKKGVPPHMDLLDGSSYQQRHLRRGWGRSRIPSDPALHQGSERRSRRSQSDRPRLDSLDWRGEKDRDSRGGSDGFSLTLHPGQYKHEDCCSTCSSSSDSEEEGYFLGQPIPLPPQLRKQPPEEGKDVGGEEGKEGQRDFGLRGSIRRRRAHSLGAKDKDKNCAIS
- the prickle3 gene encoding uncharacterized protein prickle3 isoform X1 → MFLRGSKKRRSNRSQEEEDPDRGQPCMRCGDQCPGFRVHGWRKICVHCKCVREEHAVRPVPGQLEKMMTKLVSDFQRHSISDDDSGCASEEYAWVPPGLKPEQVYQYFSCLPEDRVPYVNSPGERYRIKQLLHQLPAHDSEPQYCNSLDEEEKKELCLFSQQRKRENLGRGVVRLFPVTMTGAICQQCGRQICGGDIAVFASRAGHGSCWHPQCFQCASCSELLVDLIYFYQDGQIYCGRHHAERLKPRCQACDEIILADECTEAEGRYWHMKHFCCFECEAALGGQRYIMRESRPYCCSCYESLYAEYCDTCGEHIGIDQGQMTYDGQHWHAVDSCFCCARCQLPLLGRPFLPRRGLIFCSRSCSLGEDPNNSDSCDSALQTRSPHHNRQYGTAEKHHKLQCGSPLQPLEGINPIIAPAKDCIHTAVETRGVHCTAPVQNGVPSPSHHLRQRGSYSPLPHIHLGNGLGPSWPSDIPHYSLLPGNCAIKLPGSSPQPEGELNGSTGLSGLNSRGTSTEIDCRTWVEKTNKVMQANPPQKNSHVNKLISPDSPPLPLDNPSVLPPPLPVKSRDLLPRDSPSPKLQQPEDRPCDSPPPLTRSNTARVSFREPISSSYSMDEDEDEDENKEGLQEGEENQEDEDEGEGGFGSRLHLKKGVPPHMDLLDGSSYQQRHLRRGWGRSRIPSDPALHQGSERRSRRSQSDRPRLDSLDWRGEKDRDSRGGSDGFSLTLHPGQYKHEDCCSTCSSSSDSEEEGYFLGQPIPLPPQLRKQPPEEGKDVGGEEGKEGQRDFGLRGSIRRRRAHSLGAKDKDKNCAIS